Part of the Acidobacteriota bacterium genome, CGGCATGTCGATCGTCGCCGGGCCGCCGGTCGGCGTCGTGACCTACGAGGGCACAGCGCTCGGACTGATCATCGTGACGGTCCTGCGCGTGCTCTGGGAGGGCGGGCTGCTACCAGGCCGGGCGATCCGGAGCGGCCGCGGCCGGGCTTCGGAGCTGGATCATCACGTCGCCAACGGCCGGTTGTTGCTGAGGATTCATGGTTTGAGCGAGAACGAGGCCGGCCAGCTACGCGAGCTGTACCGGCCTCGTGCCTTCAGGCATCGCTGAAGGCGGCACCTCTGGACGATTCGTCTAGTAGGTCAAGCGGAGACCGACCTCGAAGCTCCGCGGCTGCCGGTAGGCGCTCGCTGTGTGCTGGTCGACGCCGGCGCAACCTGGGAGGCTGCCGCAGATGCTTGTGACCTGCTCGCTGTCGAGCGCGTTGTGGACCGAACCGATCACGTTGAGCCGGAGATTCCCGGGAAGATCGAAGTACCTGGTGACATAGAGGTCGATGCGGTACTGATTGTCGGGTGCTTCGCGGCTGCCCCGTGGTTCCAGGAACTCCGTGCCATAGGGATCTCCAGGCTGTGTCGACGAGTAGACGAAGGGAGACCACCAGAACGTGCGGAATCCGACTCCGAAGTCAAGCGGCAGGTCGACATAGCCGTTGAACTTGACCCGATGCTTGCGGTGATCCGCCATGTAGCCGTACCGGTTGTCGAAATGCACGGGGTAGACGTCGAAGGCCGTGCCAGCGTTCTGCGTGTAGCCGACGTTGCCCTCTGAGTCGGAGCGAGTGTAGGAGCCTCGGAGTTCCAT contains:
- a CDS encoding DUF3341 domain-containing protein, yielding MTAPVQDHVVEAVFERVEDVRAVVESVLESGVAASQVEVRSPAPLEEDELPLPKPKSRVLLFALAGAVLGGLTAFGLAAGTALAYPLPTGGMSIVAGPPVGVVTYEGTALGLIIVTVLRVLWEGGLLPGRAIRSGRGRASELDHHVANGRLLLRIHGLSENEAGQLRELYRPRAFRHR